One genomic region from Biomphalaria glabrata chromosome 7, xgBioGlab47.1, whole genome shotgun sequence encodes:
- the LOC129927160 gene encoding piggyBac transposable element-derived protein 4-like, whose amino-acid sequence MDAMPGCSSVSGRPKRLTVAQATQLFLALESSSDSDSEDDSTYLPENHGVDDNIVKKKRARHDDTVVDSDSDSDSGSEANNDGTGIIATIPEPDDFRPRTSGNNDGWQWERVADNCPVSTANTFRMSQPSKSGVNSELDLTRDSTPFDVFTRLVDGCIMTFLVDSINDYAKIVIQKHNPPTVRSTFNNWTDTNVAEMYKFLAVFISIGLQNKKSVRDFWSNKDIYYQPWFNTMFTRARFELLFFSMMHVGEAVSVGKDKVEPFVKMMCSNFQKAFYPFEEVAIDEMVIGFKGRFGPLQYNPSKPEKHHIKNYGLCDSSTGYVINLITYYGSDTTYSDSSKSITSHAVKIFDTLLQPLQSGHHIFADRYYTSTDLLEYLTQKRFYYTGTVNLARKNFPAELKKQKLRHRETQFYKSVGSIDALCVAWQDKKAKKPCIMVSTKSTNRIINVQQKRSVVEKPEMVHDYNMMMNGCDRADQMLSYYSVHSRKSMKWWKKVFFWILEIAQINALIIYNATQVTCDQPSKKLSLKKFKETLIDGLVDAATALGDVPRQVKVKTVKADSKIAPGPHLVHYEENDRPCVYCKSQSQRKRTRFFCSGCPSQPRLCVKHCFRLYHEDLAKI is encoded by the coding sequence atggaTGCTATGCCTGGATGCAGTAGTGTTAGTGGTAGGCCTAAAAGATTGACGGTAGCACAAGCTACTCAATTGTTTTTAGCTTTAGAAAGTTCTAGTGATAGTGATAGTGAAGATGATTCCACATATTTGCCAGAAAATCATGGTGTAGATGATAACATTGTGAAGAAGAAAAGAGCTAGACATGATGATACTGTGGTTGACTCAGATTCTGACAGTGATAGTGGCAGTGAAGCTAACAATGATGGGACTGGTATTATTGCTACAATTCCAGAACCAGATGATTTTAGACCTAGAACTAGTGGTAATAATGATGGGTGGCAATGGGAGAGGGTTGCTGACAATTGTCCTGTCAGTACTGCCAATACATTTAGAATGTCCCAGCCTTCTAAAAGTGGAGTCAATTCTGAGTTAGATTTGACAAGAGATTCTACACCATTTGATGTTTTTACCAGGCTAGTAGATGGTTGTATCATGACCTTTTTAGTTGATAGCATTAATGATTATGCTAAAATTGTGATTCAAAAACACAATCCTCCTACTGTCAGGTCCACTTTTAATAATTGGACAGACACAAATGTTGCAGAAATGTACAAGTTTCTCGCAGTTTTTATTTCGATAggtctacaaaacaaaaagtctgtCAGGGACTTTTGGTCTAATAAAGACATATATTATCAGCCATGGTTTAATACCATGTTTACAAGAGCTAGATTTGAACTCTTGTTCTTTAGCATGATGCATGTAGGTGAAGCGGTCTCGGTCGGTAAGGATAAAGTTGAACCCTTCGTAAAGATGATGTGTTCAAATTTTCAAAAGGCATTTTATCCTTTTGAGGAGGTTGCTATTGATGAGATGGTGATAGGATTTAAAGGCAGGTTTGGACCATTACAGTACAACCCTAGTAAGCCTGAAAAGCACCACATAAAAAATTATGGCCTGTGTGATAGCAGTACAGgttatgtaataaatcttatTACTTATTATGGAAGTGACACTACTTACTCAGACTCATCAAAGAGTATTACCAGCCATGCAGTCAAAATATTTGATACCCTTCTACAACCACTTCAAAGTGGGCATCATATTTTTGCTGATAGATATTATACATCAACAGATCTCTTGGAATATCTAACTCAGAAAAGATTTTATTATACTGGGACAGTCAACTTGGCTAGGAAAAATTTCCCTGCCGAGCTCAAGAAGCAAAAGCTGCGTCACAGAGAAACTCAATTTTACAAGTCTGTGGGCAGTATAGATGCTCTTTGTGTGGCATGGCAggataagaaagctaaaaagccTTGCATTATGGTGTCCACAAAATCAACCAATCGCATCATTAATGTGCAACAGAAGCGCAGTGTTGTCGAGAAGCCAGAAATGGTTCACGACTACAATATGATGATGAATGGTTGCGACAGGGCAGACCAAATGCTCTCTTATTATTCTGTGCATTCTAGAAAAAGCATGAAATGgtggaagaaagtctttttcTGGATATTAGAAATTGCACAGATTAATGCCCTCATCATTTATAATGCCACACAGGTTACATGTGACCAGCCTTCAAAAaagctttctttaaaaaaatttaaagaaactttaattgatggtttagtTGATGCTGCCACTGCACTGGGTGATGTTCCCAgacaggtgaaagtgaagacTGTTAAAGCTGACAGCAAAATAGCACCTGGGCCTCATCTTGTTCATTATGAAGAGAATGATCGCCCTTGTGTCTATTGCAAGAGTCAATCACAACGGAAGCGGACTAGATTCTTTTGCTCGGGTTGCCCGTCGCAACCTCGGCTCTGTGTGAAACATTGTTTTCGTCTATACCATGAGGATCTGGCAAAAATATAG